From Acipenser ruthenus chromosome 23, fAciRut3.2 maternal haplotype, whole genome shotgun sequence, the proteins below share one genomic window:
- the LOC131699679 gene encoding protein FAM114A2-like isoform X1, translating into MVQVYEKQTQRDARQVTMEQVYEKQTQRDARQVTMEQVYEKQTQRDARQVTMEQVYEKQTQRDARQVTMVQVYEKQTQRDARQVTMVQVYEKQTQRDARQETQATVKAQGGWGSWGSWGKSLITTASATVATVGQGISQVIEKAESSLGIPSPADLSTKVREEGKQEGAAGSGKDSGSSAPVGAAMGMFSSLSSVVQSTGKSVISGGLDALEFIGKKTMDAIAEGDPGFKKTKGLMIRTETLSQVLREAKEQEQQQTAGQVATDTSRKAHYGMLFDEFQGLSHLEALELLSRESEAKVRSVLTSMSGEELATLKEELQLIKEAFSLGEFDDEEEEEEERKDDDDGSEFVKELTAVMAELHVATTADKLGRARKKAHCWMSEVHIPGESEKEEETESTEAAPRSSVEDIHTDAIRSLAEVTARSIEQFHKAAELILHSRDLESTALEQARCLSQMTIILCKEISSLSKKFTSCLSTVGANEKGDILNPLITGVFLEASNSASYIQDALQLLLPVLELSHIQACTSSAQ; encoded by the exons ATGGTACAGGTGTATGAAAAGCAGACACAGAGAGATGCACGACAGGTAACAATGGAACAGGTGTATGAAAAGCAGACACAGAGAGATGCACGACAGGTAACAATGGAACAGGTGTATGAAAAGCAGACACAGAGAGATGCACGACAGGTAACAATGGAACAGGTGTATGAAAAGCAGACACAGAGAGATGCACGACAGGTAACAATGGTACAGGTGTATGAAAAGCAGACACAGAGAGATGCACGACAGGTAACAATGGTACAGGTGTATGAAAAGCAGACACAGAGAGATGCACGACAG GAGACCCAAGCTACTGTGAAAGCCCAGGGGGGCTGGGGATCCTGGGGAAGCTGGGGCAAGTCCCTCATCACCACTGCGTCAGCTACAGTCGCCACCGTCG GTCAAGGGATTTCCCAGGTTATTGAGAAAGCAGAATCATCGCTTGGAATTCCGAGCCCTGCAGACCTGTCGACAAAAGTGAGGGAGGAAGGAAAGCAAGAGG GTGCAGCAGGCAGTGGTAAGGACAGTGGGAGCAGCGCTCCGGTGGGGGCTGCGATGGGCATGTTCTCATCACTCAGCAGCGTGGTTCAAAGCACT GGGAAAAGTGTTATAAGTGGAGGTCTGGATGCTTTAGAATTCATCGGGAAAAAGACCATGGATGCTATAGCAGAAGGAGATCCAGGGTTTAAGAAAACGAAAGGACTGATGATCAGAACTGAAACACTGTCCCAG GTTTTACGGGAGGCGAAggaacaagaacagcaacaaacAGCAGGGCAAGTTGCCACGGATACCAGTAGGAAAGCTCATTATGGGATGCTGTTTGATGAGTTCCAGGGCCTTTCCCACCTTGAGGCTCTGGAGCTTCTCTCCAGGGAAAGTGAAGCCAAG GTGAGATCAGTCCTGACCTCGATGTCTGGGGAGGAGCTCGCCACTTTgaaagaggagctgcagctgatcAAAGAAGCCTTTTCACTGGGGGAATTCgacgatgaggaggaggaggaggaagagaggaaaG aTGATGATGATGGTTCGGAGTTCGTGAAAGAGCTGACCGCTGTCATGGCAGAGCTACACGTAGCTACAACTGCAGACAAGCTTGGCAGG GCCAGAAAAAAGGCACACTGCTGGATGTCTGAAGTTCATATCCCTGGAGAATCGGAGAAGGAAGAAGAaactgaaagcacagaagcagcTCCCAGGAGTTCTGTTGAG GATATTCACACGGATGCAATCCGAAGCCTGGCGGAAGTGACAGCCAGATCAATAGAGCAATTCCATAAAGCAGCTGAGCTGATCCTTCACAGCCGGGACCTGGAGTCCACGGCATTGGAACAGGCCAGATGTTTGTCACA gaTGACCATCATTTTATGTAAAGAGATTTCATCGCTGTCTAAGAAGTTCACTTCTTGTTTAAGTACTGTTGGG
- the LOC131696578 gene encoding microfibril-associated glycoprotein 3-like: MLLKHNTAAMVWALAFCALLVFALEGKAQNTTEQWAREQQRNETVLPFQLLARLPARRDVIVREGSSAVIACNVTGGQDARVVWYNSKGHLLEEAEEAGGKWLVLDRGVLNITVVAFEDRGRYTCIAHSSSGSSNYTITLRVISTHGVMGLYYVIVCLVAFTIVMVLNVTRLCMISSHLRKTEQAINDFFRTEGAEKLQKAFEIAKRIPIITSAKTLELAKVTQYKTMEFARHMEDLARSIPLPPLILNCRAFVEEIFEAVRVDDPLHPRQAGKGGRAIGGCPDRVFTIESGQDAVPPQQGQEIAVQASVHPASHNQRDMDTASSSSSCHSEQEESTAVMLDPSEQKHVLY; the protein is encoded by the exons ATGTTGCTGAAACACAACACCGCTGCAATGGTTTGGGCGCTTGCGTTTTGCGCTTTGCTAGTGTTTGCTCTTGAAGGTAAAGCACAGAATACCACAGAACAGTGGGCACGAGAGCAACAACGCAACGAGACCGTGCTTCCTTTCCAACTTCTCGCGAGGTTGCCAGCTCGCCGTGACGTCATTGTCAGGGAAGGCTCCAGTGCTGTGATCGCCTGTAATGTTACTGGAGGTCAGGATGCACGTGTTGTTTGGTACAACTCCAAGGGACACCTGCTGGAGGAAGCTGAAGAGGCAG GAGGAAAGTGGCTGGTTTTGGACAGGGGAGTGTTGAACATCACTGTGGTTGCTTTTGAAGACCGAGGCCGCTACACCTGCATTGCGCACAGCTCCTCCGGGAGCTCAAACTACACCATCACCCTGCGTGTGATCTCCACCCACGGTGTGATGGGGCTGTACTACGTGATCGTGTGCCTGGTCGCCTTCACCATCGTGATGGTCCTCAACGTCACCCGCCTGTGCATGATCAGCAGCCACCTGCGCAAGACCGAGCAGGCCATCAACGACTTCTTCCGGACGGAGGGGGCCGAGAAGCTGCAGAAGGCCTTCGAGATCGCCAAGCGCATCCCCATCATCACCTCGGCCAAAACGCTGGAGCTGGCCAAGGTGACCCAGTACAAGACCATGGAGTTCGCTCGGCACATGGAAGACCTGGCTCGGAGCATCCCCCTGCCTCCGCTCATCCTCAACTGCAGGGCTTTCGTGGAGGAGATCTTCGAAGCCGTGCGCGTGGACGACCCGCTGCACCCGCGGCAGGCAGGCAAAGGGGGCCGGGCCATCGGGGGCTGTCCAGACAGGGTCTTCACCATCGAGTCGGGACAGGACGCTGTGCCCCCTCAGCAGGGTCAGGAAATAGCAGTGCAGGCGTCGGTCCACCCTGCATCGCACAACCAGCGAGACATGGACACGGcttccagcagcagcagctgtcatTCAGAGCAAGAGGAATCGACCGCTGTCATGTTGGACCCGAGCGAGCAGAAACATGTGCTTTATTAA
- the LOC131699679 gene encoding protein FAM114A2-like isoform X2: protein MSEAENGSVTGVTCDSQELSLQSDDAAGGSIESEAGSREKGGTAVTGVSLTRKRPENTPPPCEPQEPCEEKQTQRDARQETQATVKAQGGWGSWGSWGKSLITTASATVATVGQGISQVIEKAESSLGIPSPADLSTKVREEGKQEGAAGSGKDSGSSAPVGAAMGMFSSLSSVVQSTGKSVISGGLDALEFIGKKTMDAIAEGDPGFKKTKGLMIRTETLSQVLREAKEQEQQQTAGQVATDTSRKAHYGMLFDEFQGLSHLEALELLSRESEAKVRSVLTSMSGEELATLKEELQLIKEAFSLGEFDDEEEEEEERKDDDDGSEFVKELTAVMAELHVATTADKLGRARKKAHCWMSEVHIPGESEKEEETESTEAAPRSSVEDIHTDAIRSLAEVTARSIEQFHKAAELILHSRDLESTALEQARCLSQMTIILCKEISSLSKKFTSCLSTVGANEKGDILNPLITGVFLEASNSASYIQDALQLLLPVLELSHIQACTSSAQ, encoded by the exons ATGTCTGAAGCAGAGAACGGCAGTGTCACAGGGGTGACATGTGACAGCCAGGAGCTCTCCCTGCAGAGCGATGATGCTGCTGGGGGCTCTATAGAGAGTGAGGCTGGGTCCAGAGAAAAGGGGGGCACAGCGGTAACTGGAGTCAGTCTGACCCGGAAAAGACCTGAAAACACCCCCCCTCCCTGTGAGCCCCAAGAGCCATGTGAGGAAAAGCAGACACAGAGAGATGCACGACAG GAGACCCAAGCTACTGTGAAAGCCCAGGGGGGCTGGGGATCCTGGGGAAGCTGGGGCAAGTCCCTCATCACCACTGCGTCAGCTACAGTCGCCACCGTCG GTCAAGGGATTTCCCAGGTTATTGAGAAAGCAGAATCATCGCTTGGAATTCCGAGCCCTGCAGACCTGTCGACAAAAGTGAGGGAGGAAGGAAAGCAAGAGG GTGCAGCAGGCAGTGGTAAGGACAGTGGGAGCAGCGCTCCGGTGGGGGCTGCGATGGGCATGTTCTCATCACTCAGCAGCGTGGTTCAAAGCACT GGGAAAAGTGTTATAAGTGGAGGTCTGGATGCTTTAGAATTCATCGGGAAAAAGACCATGGATGCTATAGCAGAAGGAGATCCAGGGTTTAAGAAAACGAAAGGACTGATGATCAGAACTGAAACACTGTCCCAG GTTTTACGGGAGGCGAAggaacaagaacagcaacaaacAGCAGGGCAAGTTGCCACGGATACCAGTAGGAAAGCTCATTATGGGATGCTGTTTGATGAGTTCCAGGGCCTTTCCCACCTTGAGGCTCTGGAGCTTCTCTCCAGGGAAAGTGAAGCCAAG GTGAGATCAGTCCTGACCTCGATGTCTGGGGAGGAGCTCGCCACTTTgaaagaggagctgcagctgatcAAAGAAGCCTTTTCACTGGGGGAATTCgacgatgaggaggaggaggaggaagagaggaaaG aTGATGATGATGGTTCGGAGTTCGTGAAAGAGCTGACCGCTGTCATGGCAGAGCTACACGTAGCTACAACTGCAGACAAGCTTGGCAGG GCCAGAAAAAAGGCACACTGCTGGATGTCTGAAGTTCATATCCCTGGAGAATCGGAGAAGGAAGAAGAaactgaaagcacagaagcagcTCCCAGGAGTTCTGTTGAG GATATTCACACGGATGCAATCCGAAGCCTGGCGGAAGTGACAGCCAGATCAATAGAGCAATTCCATAAAGCAGCTGAGCTGATCCTTCACAGCCGGGACCTGGAGTCCACGGCATTGGAACAGGCCAGATGTTTGTCACA gaTGACCATCATTTTATGTAAAGAGATTTCATCGCTGTCTAAGAAGTTCACTTCTTGTTTAAGTACTGTTGGG